One part of the Hydra vulgaris chromosome 01, alternate assembly HydraT2T_AEP genome encodes these proteins:
- the LOC124809652 gene encoding melanopsin-like → MDAVKTALLVISSTATITNAVSLYFLYRKHKTNYVILCINLSFSDLLRSIAGYIPALFLETNLSRASTLCKLSAFFIAFSSFTTIAMLTAIALSRMVLLSTCFLRSQINYKTLFIKTGFFAWIYGFTWAVMPFFGFSSYTLENTCTRCSIDFFPKTKVEKVYLILLIAFGFLMPIITILTSCLYTANVMRSQYNYFYTIYGKNNAETKKYKVKEKKAFSSFILMVLSFVVCWTPYATVGCFSAFTSLEIPKWLLHFAPFFGKCSALVNPIIYCWKDSLLSQYFKSKRSQIIRLLFRQCEENLITCQIEKI, encoded by the coding sequence atggaCGCAGTGAAAACAGCTTTATTGGTAATTTCTTCAACCGCTACTATTACAAATGCagtttctttgtattttttataccGAAAACACAAAACTAACTACGTTATATTGTGTATCAATTTATCTTTTAGTGATTTATTACGAAGCATTGCAGGTTATATACCAGCTCTTTttcttgaaacaaatttaagtagAGCTTCAACATTGTGTAAATTATCTGCCTTTTTTATCGCTTTTTCTTCATTCACTACGATTGCAATGCTCACTGCAATAGCTCTTTCAAGAATGGTACTACTAAGCACATGTTTTCTTCGCAgtcaaattaattataaaacacttttCATTAAAACCGGATTCTTTGCGTGGATTTATGGTTTTACATGGGCTGTAATGCCATTTTTCGGATTTTCTTCCTACACTCTGGAAAATACATGTACTCGATgctcaattgatttttttcctAAAACTAAAGTTGAGAAAGTTTATTTGATCTTATTGATCGCATTTGGATTTTTAATGCccattataacaattttaacttCATGTTTATATACAGCCAACGTGATGCGCTCAcagtataactatttttatacgATATATGGGAAAAATAATGCggaaacaaaaaagtataaagtgAAAGAAAAGAAAGCATTTTCATCATTTATACTAATGGTGTTATCTTTTGTAGTCTGTTGGACACCCTACGCAACAGTTGGTTGTTTCTCCGCTTTTACGTCTCTTGAAATTCCGAAATGGCTACTTCACTTTGCTCCTTTTTTCGGAAAATGTTCTGCTTTAGTAAATCctattatttattgttggaaAGATAGTTTATTGAGccagtattttaaaagtaaaagatcGCAAATTATAAGGTTACTCTTTAGACAGTgtgaagaaaatttaattacctGCCAAATAGAAAAAATCTAA